The following are encoded together in the Lactuca sativa cultivar Salinas chromosome 1, Lsat_Salinas_v11, whole genome shotgun sequence genome:
- the LOC111889627 gene encoding U-box domain-containing protein 25 has protein sequence MKTHQPKLKPPPRPLFSCGFFRYCTQSVISPTNPTAPVLPLSEPTPPPPPPPPPQTHSESSSSSNTSQSFTQWRFSHTPISTTNFLTDTSPETTQVHHQSPPPPPPPPPVVISDLQELFHVAELQLSTGLDSDRVKAIYMLQHSLVNPRAAAEGGESVSCPPAVMRGVLGCLKDKQLAKPATRVLLALCLGECNRHVAVEEGAVGKVVEALVDLDGSAVAERALAALELLCTVAEGAAELRAHALVGPMMVEVMRRMETTRGRENAIGILAVIFGGTGSGDAMGFAPQEEVARVVMLAMQGACSARGRRKGAQLLKILQENERLDLSQEVG, from the coding sequence ATGaaaactcaccaacctaaacttAAACCACCACCTCGACCACTCTTCTCCTGTGGCTTCTTTCGCTACTGCACTCAATCTGTAATCAGCCCCACCAATCCCACCGCACCGGTTCTCCCTCTTTCAGAACCTACGCCGCCgccgccgccgccaccaccaccgcaAACCCACTCCGAGTCCTCTTCTTCGTCTAATACTTCACAAAGCTTTACTCAATGGAGATTCTCGCACACACCCATCTCAACAACCAATTTCCTAACAGATACGTCTCCTGAAACAACTCAAGTACACCACCAATCACCGCCACCCCCGCCGCCGCCTCCTCCTGTTGTTATCTCCGATCTTCAGGAGCTTTTCCATGTAGCTGAGCTTCAACTGAGCACGGGTCTTGACTCCGACAGAGTCAAAGCTATTTACATGCTTCAGCATTCTTTGGTTAACCCACGCGCTGCGGCAGAAGGCGGAGAATCGGTGTCTTGTCCGCCGGCGGTAATGAGAGGAGTGTTGGGTTGTTTGAAGGATAAACAATTGGCGAAACCGGCGACGAGGGTGTTGTTGGCGCTTTGTTTAGGGGAGTGTAATAGGCATGTGGCTGTAGAGGAAGGGGCGGTGGGGAAAGTTGTGGAGGCGTTGGTGGATTTGGACGGTAGTGCAGTGGCGGAGAGGGCATTAGCAGCGTTGGAACTTCTTTGTACGGTGGCAGAGGGGGCGGCGGAGCTGAGAGCACATGCGCTGGTAGGGCCGATGATGGTAGAGGTGATGAGGAGGATGGAAACCACCAGGGGTAGAGAGAATGCTATCGGGATATTGGCGGTGATATTCGGTGGCACCGGTAGTGGAGATGCTATGGGGTTTGCACCGCAGGAGGAGGTGGCGCGTGTGGTGATGCTGGCAATGCAAGGAGCTTGTAGTGCAAGAGGGAGACGAAAAGGGGCCCAGCTGTTGAAGATACTTCAAGAAAATGAACGGTTAGATTTGAGTCAAGAAGTGGGATGA
- the LOC111889602 gene encoding uncharacterized protein LOC111889602 yields the protein MTAVVLVGGCSGGGGGGVAVECRVITYKYGYYLVDGTYPEYAVFVKSFTCLNDTYWKKIQERAEKDVMRAFEALKKCWFILKKPAIFLSGQKMHEVMYACIILHNMIIENEGRGICEYDEEETIPATQAIEIRGDEYIEKRAEIRCNETYHNLRMDLVEQIYEFQHINLSLDPKDDPKDDSDDDFI from the exons ATGACAGCTGTGGTGTTGGTTGGTGgttgtagtggtggtggtggtggtggtgtagcTGTAGAATGTAGAGTGATCA CATATAAATATGGTTATTATCTAGTTGATGGGACCTATCCTGAGTATGCAGTTTTTGTTAAATCGTTTACGTGTCTAAATGATACTTATTGGAAAAAAATTCAAGAAAGAGCTGAGAAGGATGTCATGCGGGCTTTTGAAGCTCTCAAGAAATGTTGGTTTATATTGAAAAAACCAGCAATTTTTTTAAGCGGACAAAAAATGCATGAAgtcatgtatgcatgtataatattgcataatatgattatcGAAAATGAAGGAAGAGGGATATGTGAGTATGATGAAGAGGAAACCATTCCCGCGACACAAGCAATAGAAATTAGGGGCGATGAGTACATTGAAAAGAGAGCAGAGATTCGTTGCAATGAAACATATCACAATCTTCGTATGGACTTGGTGGAACAAATTTACGAGTTTCAACATATTAACCTCAGTTTGGATCCAAAGGATGACCCGAAAGATGATTCGGATGACGACTTCATTtag